Proteins encoded together in one Lutra lutra chromosome 4, mLutLut1.2, whole genome shotgun sequence window:
- the CELF3 gene encoding CUGBP Elav-like family member 3 isoform X6: MNRPIQVKPADSESRGDRKLFVGMLGKQQTDEDVRKMFEPFGTIDECTVLRGPDGTSKGCAFVKFQTHAEAQAAINTLHSSRTLPGASSSLVVKFADTEKERGLRRMQQVATQLGMFSPIALQFGAYSAYTQALMQQQAALVAAHSAYLSPMATMAAVQMQHMAAINANGLIATPITPSSGTSTPPAIAATPVSAIPAALGVNGYSPVPTQPTGQPAPDALYPNGVHPYPAQSPAAPVDPLQQAYAGMQHYTAAYPAAYSLVAPAFPQPPPTLVAQQPPPPPQQQQQQQQQQQQQQQQQREGPDGCNIFIYHLPQEFTDSEILQMFVPFGHVISAKVFVDRATNQSKCFGFVSFDNPASAQAAIQAMNGFQIGMKRLKVQLKRPKDANRPY; encoded by the exons aTGAACAGGCCAATCCAGGTCAAGCCGGCCGACAGCGAGAGCCGAGGAG ACCGGAAGCTCTTTGTGGGGATGCtagggaagcagcagacagatgAGGATGTCAGGAAGATGTTCGAGCCTTTTGGGACCATAGACGAGTGCACTGTGCTCCGGGGGCCAGATGGCACCAGCAAAG GCTGCGCCTTTGTCAAGTTCCAGACCCACGCCGAGGCCCAAGCGGCCATCAACACCCTTCACAGCAGCCGGACCCTGCCG GGTGCCTCATCCAGCCTGGTGGTGAAGTTTGCCGACACGGAGAAGGAGCGAGGTCTCCGCCGCATGCAGCAGGTGGCTACCCAGCTGGGCATGTTCAGCCCCATCGCCCTGCAGTTTGGAGCCTACAGCGCCTACACCCAGGCC ctgatGCAGCAGCAGGCAGCCCTGGTGGCGGCTCACAGTGCCTACCTCAGCCCCATGGCCACCATGGCCGCCGTGCAGATGCAGCACATGGCCGCCATCAATGCCAATGGCCTCATTGCCACCCCCATCACCCCATCCTCAG GAACCAGCACCCCTCCTGCCATCGCTGCCACGCCCGTCTCGGCAATCCCTGCTGCCCTGGGCGTCAACGGCTACAGCCCGGTGCCCACCCAGCCCACCGGGCAACCTGCCCCTGATGCTCTGTATCCCAACGGGGTTCACCCCTACCCAG cccagagccccgcAGCACCTGTGGACCCCCTGCAGCAGGCCTACGCGGGGATGCAGCACTACACAG cAGCCTACCCAGCAGCCTACAGCCTGGTCGCACCTGCGTTCCCGcagcctcccccaaccctggtcgcccagcagcccccacctcctccccagcagcagcagcagcagcaacagcagcagcagcagcagcagcagcagcaacggGAAG GCCCTGACGGCTGCAACATCTTCATCTACCACCTGCCCCAGGAGTTCACGGACTCAGAAATCCTCCAGATGTTTGTCCCCTTCGGCCACGTCATCTCAGCCAAAGTCTTTGTTGACCGGGCCACCAATCAGAGCAAGTGTTTTG GCTTTGTGAGTTTCGACAATCCGGCCAGTGCCCAGGCTGCCATCCAGGCCATGAACGGTTTCCAGATTGGCATGAAGCGCCTCAAAGTCCAGCTAAAGCGGCCTAAGGATGCCAACCGGCCCTACTGA
- the CELF3 gene encoding CUGBP Elav-like family member 3 isoform X4 codes for MGRDSGYQVCGKMNRPIQVKPADSESRGEDRKLFVGMLGKQQTDEDVRKMFEPFGTIDECTVLRGPDGTSKGCAFVKFQTHAEAQAAINTLHSSRTLPGASSSLVVKFADTEKERGLRRMQQVATQLGMFSPIALQFGAYSAYTQALMQQQAALVAAHSAYLSPMATMAAVQMQHMAAINANGLIATPITPSSGTSTPPAIAATPVSAIPAALGVNGYSPVPTQPTGQPAPDALYPNGVHPYPAQSPAAPVDPLQQAYAGMQHYTAAYPAAYSLVAPAFPQPPPTLVAQQPPPPPQQQQQQQQQQQQQQQQQREGPDGCNIFIYHLPQEFTDSEILQMFVPFGHVISAKVFVDRATNQSKCFGFVSFDNPASAQAAIQAMNGFQIGMKRLKVQLKRPKDANRPY; via the exons aTGAACAGGCCAATCCAGGTCAAGCCGGCCGACAGCGAGAGCCGAGGAG AAGACCGGAAGCTCTTTGTGGGGATGCtagggaagcagcagacagatgAGGATGTCAGGAAGATGTTCGAGCCTTTTGGGACCATAGACGAGTGCACTGTGCTCCGGGGGCCAGATGGCACCAGCAAAG GCTGCGCCTTTGTCAAGTTCCAGACCCACGCCGAGGCCCAAGCGGCCATCAACACCCTTCACAGCAGCCGGACCCTGCCG GGTGCCTCATCCAGCCTGGTGGTGAAGTTTGCCGACACGGAGAAGGAGCGAGGTCTCCGCCGCATGCAGCAGGTGGCTACCCAGCTGGGCATGTTCAGCCCCATCGCCCTGCAGTTTGGAGCCTACAGCGCCTACACCCAGGCC ctgatGCAGCAGCAGGCAGCCCTGGTGGCGGCTCACAGTGCCTACCTCAGCCCCATGGCCACCATGGCCGCCGTGCAGATGCAGCACATGGCCGCCATCAATGCCAATGGCCTCATTGCCACCCCCATCACCCCATCCTCAG GAACCAGCACCCCTCCTGCCATCGCTGCCACGCCCGTCTCGGCAATCCCTGCTGCCCTGGGCGTCAACGGCTACAGCCCGGTGCCCACCCAGCCCACCGGGCAACCTGCCCCTGATGCTCTGTATCCCAACGGGGTTCACCCCTACCCAG cccagagccccgcAGCACCTGTGGACCCCCTGCAGCAGGCCTACGCGGGGATGCAGCACTACACAG cAGCCTACCCAGCAGCCTACAGCCTGGTCGCACCTGCGTTCCCGcagcctcccccaaccctggtcgcccagcagcccccacctcctccccagcagcagcagcagcagcaacagcagcagcagcagcagcagcagcagcaacggGAAG GCCCTGACGGCTGCAACATCTTCATCTACCACCTGCCCCAGGAGTTCACGGACTCAGAAATCCTCCAGATGTTTGTCCCCTTCGGCCACGTCATCTCAGCCAAAGTCTTTGTTGACCGGGCCACCAATCAGAGCAAGTGTTTTG GCTTTGTGAGTTTCGACAATCCGGCCAGTGCCCAGGCTGCCATCCAGGCCATGAACGGTTTCCAGATTGGCATGAAGCGCCTCAAAGTCCAGCTAAAGCGGCCTAAGGATGCCAACCGGCCCTACTGA
- the CELF3 gene encoding CUGBP Elav-like family member 3 isoform X5 — translation MNRPIQVKPADSESRGEDRKLFVGMLGKQQTDEDVRKMFEPFGTIDECTVLRGPDGTSKGCAFVKFQTHAEAQAAINTLHSSRTLPGASSSLVVKFADTEKERGLRRMQQVATQLGMFSPIALQFGAYSAYTQALMQQQAALVAAHSAYLSPMATMAAVQMQHMAAINANGLIATPITPSSGTSTPPAIAATPVSAIPAALGVNGYSPVPTQPTGQPAPDALYPNGVHPYPAQSPAAPVDPLQQAYAGMQHYTAAYPAAYSLVAPAFPQPPPTLVAQQPPPPPQQQQQQQQQQQQQQQQQREGPDGCNIFIYHLPQEFTDSEILQMFVPFGHVISAKVFVDRATNQSKCFGFVSFDNPASAQAAIQAMNGFQIGMKRLKVQLKRPKDANRPY, via the exons aTGAACAGGCCAATCCAGGTCAAGCCGGCCGACAGCGAGAGCCGAGGAG AAGACCGGAAGCTCTTTGTGGGGATGCtagggaagcagcagacagatgAGGATGTCAGGAAGATGTTCGAGCCTTTTGGGACCATAGACGAGTGCACTGTGCTCCGGGGGCCAGATGGCACCAGCAAAG GCTGCGCCTTTGTCAAGTTCCAGACCCACGCCGAGGCCCAAGCGGCCATCAACACCCTTCACAGCAGCCGGACCCTGCCG GGTGCCTCATCCAGCCTGGTGGTGAAGTTTGCCGACACGGAGAAGGAGCGAGGTCTCCGCCGCATGCAGCAGGTGGCTACCCAGCTGGGCATGTTCAGCCCCATCGCCCTGCAGTTTGGAGCCTACAGCGCCTACACCCAGGCC ctgatGCAGCAGCAGGCAGCCCTGGTGGCGGCTCACAGTGCCTACCTCAGCCCCATGGCCACCATGGCCGCCGTGCAGATGCAGCACATGGCCGCCATCAATGCCAATGGCCTCATTGCCACCCCCATCACCCCATCCTCAG GAACCAGCACCCCTCCTGCCATCGCTGCCACGCCCGTCTCGGCAATCCCTGCTGCCCTGGGCGTCAACGGCTACAGCCCGGTGCCCACCCAGCCCACCGGGCAACCTGCCCCTGATGCTCTGTATCCCAACGGGGTTCACCCCTACCCAG cccagagccccgcAGCACCTGTGGACCCCCTGCAGCAGGCCTACGCGGGGATGCAGCACTACACAG cAGCCTACCCAGCAGCCTACAGCCTGGTCGCACCTGCGTTCCCGcagcctcccccaaccctggtcgcccagcagcccccacctcctccccagcagcagcagcagcagcaacagcagcagcagcagcagcagcagcagcaacggGAAG GCCCTGACGGCTGCAACATCTTCATCTACCACCTGCCCCAGGAGTTCACGGACTCAGAAATCCTCCAGATGTTTGTCCCCTTCGGCCACGTCATCTCAGCCAAAGTCTTTGTTGACCGGGCCACCAATCAGAGCAAGTGTTTTG GCTTTGTGAGTTTCGACAATCCGGCCAGTGCCCAGGCTGCCATCCAGGCCATGAACGGTTTCCAGATTGGCATGAAGCGCCTCAAAGTCCAGCTAAAGCGGCCTAAGGATGCCAACCGGCCCTACTGA